The following are encoded in a window of Panicum virgatum strain AP13 chromosome 5N, P.virgatum_v5, whole genome shotgun sequence genomic DNA:
- the LOC120674716 gene encoding uncharacterized mitochondrial protein AtMg00310-like, translating to MSCFRLPAGICDKMQTTVSNHWWGIENGRKKMHWCSWEWLTTPKAMGGMGFRDMELFNQAMLGKQCWRILTCQDSLCSKVLKGRYFPHCDFWQAPQPRSSSYTWRSLMHGKKLLEKDEETKNWNEAIIRTCFSNEDAEKILQIPLSSTSCDNFPAWPLSKSGTTKDEDCALAYGSRLFANSMHLRFGAK from the exons ATGAGTTGTTTTCGCCTACCAGCTGGAATATGTGATAAGATGCAAACTACAGTTTCAAATCATTGGTGGGGTATTGAAAACGGAAGGAAGAAAATGCATTGGTGTTCATGGGAGTGGCTGACTACACCAAAAGCAATGGGTGGCATGGGTTTTCGGGACATGGAGCTTTTTAATCAAGCAATGCTCGGAAAACAATGCTGGAGAATTCTCACATGCCAAGATTCTCTTTGTTCAAAGGTGCTGAAAGGTCGATACTTTCCTCATTGTGATTTTTGGCAAGCACCTCAGCCAAGAAGCTCATCTTACACATGGCGCAGTTTGATGCATGGAAAGAAACTTCTAGAGAAAG ATGAAGAAACAAAGAATTGGAATGAAGCCATCATTAGAACATGCTTTAGCAATGAAGATGCAGAAAAGATCCTACAGATTCCATTGAGCAGTACATCATGTGACAATTTTCCAGCTTGGCCACTTTCCAAATCAG GCACCACCAAAGATGAAGATTGTGCTTTGGCGTATGGCTCAAGACTGTTTGCCAACAG TATGCATCTGAGGTTTGGCGCGAAATAA